The proteins below are encoded in one region of Paraburkholderia aromaticivorans:
- a CDS encoding DUF2325 domain-containing protein, whose product MHTPPFRLAQPTRLKLSGDELAGTGMHAADACCAPANVSFTNTKRRARLAELDSHLHCSIIGTCLSTHELRKLVPKFKGLDRRDASDLEIHHSAVELAIEGGAAAKALHKLLDEHYAGAIRRFDQAADDVDLLKLWDEALKSGDIPPAYWALMTHPFATMPVRQKAFGELHMLSHLVGAANRADIRRLVALEEENAALKEKIERQQSRLQELSLQRDASIAALDEQIAQLTAHSTRQIPADAAGLEAEAQWLRDKLADADQRVALHTSRREAAEQRALQEQDAALALRRSHDQTLTLLKLVQSECDALERATVDAADAASGAGTRRASLDSVQGKRVVYVGGRPGSNAALKRLVEAVGGELIVHDGGVEDRKGLLAAALPGADLVVFPVDCIDHDSTNTLKRVCERHQIGYHPLRTASVASFVELMARLHPENLAQLGNPPPSAFCLRHG is encoded by the coding sequence ATGCACACCCCCCCGTTCCGTCTCGCCCAGCCCACGCGTCTAAAACTGTCCGGCGACGAGCTTGCCGGCACCGGCATGCACGCCGCCGACGCGTGCTGCGCGCCCGCCAACGTGTCGTTCACCAACACCAAACGGCGCGCTCGTCTCGCCGAACTCGACAGCCATCTGCATTGCTCGATCATCGGCACGTGTCTGAGCACGCATGAGTTGCGCAAGCTGGTGCCCAAATTCAAGGGACTCGACCGCCGCGACGCGAGCGATCTCGAGATTCATCATTCGGCGGTCGAACTCGCGATCGAAGGCGGCGCAGCCGCCAAAGCGCTGCACAAACTGCTCGACGAACACTATGCGGGTGCGATCCGCCGCTTCGACCAAGCCGCCGACGACGTCGATCTGCTCAAGCTCTGGGACGAAGCGCTGAAGAGCGGCGACATCCCGCCCGCCTACTGGGCGTTGATGACGCATCCGTTTGCGACCATGCCCGTGCGCCAGAAAGCATTCGGCGAATTGCACATGCTGTCGCATCTGGTGGGCGCGGCCAATCGCGCGGACATTCGCCGCCTGGTCGCGCTGGAAGAGGAAAACGCCGCCCTGAAAGAAAAGATCGAGCGTCAGCAGAGCCGCTTGCAGGAACTTAGCCTGCAGCGCGACGCGTCGATCGCGGCGCTCGACGAGCAGATCGCCCAACTCACGGCGCATTCAACCCGCCAGATACCCGCCGACGCCGCCGGTCTCGAAGCCGAAGCGCAATGGCTGCGCGACAAACTGGCCGACGCCGATCAGCGCGTCGCCCTGCATACGAGCCGCCGCGAGGCCGCGGAACAGCGCGCGCTCCAGGAACAGGACGCGGCACTCGCGCTACGCCGGAGCCACGATCAGACGCTGACGCTGCTTAAGCTGGTGCAAAGCGAATGCGACGCTCTCGAACGCGCGACGGTGGATGCAGCCGACGCGGCGAGCGGAGCCGGCACGCGCCGGGCAAGCCTCGACAGCGTGCAAGGCAAACGGGTCGTGTACGTGGGCGGCAGGCCGGGCTCCAATGCCGCGCTCAAACGGCTGGTGGAAGCGGTAGGCGGCGAACTCATCGTGCACGACGGCGGCGTGGAAGATCGCAAGGGCCTGCTTGCCGCGGCGTTGCCGGGCGCGGATCTCGTCGTGTTTCCGGTCGACTGCATCGACCATGATTCGACGAATACGCTCAAGCGCGTCTGCGAGCGCCATCAGATCGGTTATCACCCGCTGCGCACGGCAAGCGTGGCGAGCTTCGTCGAATTGATGGCGCGCCTGCACCCGGAGAATCTTGCGCAACTGGGCAATCCGCCGCCTTCGGCGTTTTGCCTGCGGCACGGTTGA
- a CDS encoding AAA family ATPase, whose protein sequence is MIDIFLISSSMERAPQIVARLEASGVAYRLRTAQGTARQVRAHDRAIQSADMLIVDDADLSARDLDGVEEALACTPALHCVLVTAAPSTALLGVAMRVGVRHVLSWPVDADEITTILIQADARKNAIGRRAGRVVSLASSKGGSGTTLIAVNLAYSLAALSNRRVLLIDLSQQFGDASLLMADKPPPTTLADLCSQAERLDAALLESCVMHVHANLDVLAGAGDPLKAAELLPAQLECILALARERYDAVLIDIGQSLNPMTIHALDRSDAICMVVRQNLLYLHGGRRMLDIFRELGYPASKVRVVVNHYDKNAQINLSKLEQTLGAKVAHQLPRDDKQANDALSRGVPLVTSARDSTLAQGISLLADMLWPCSAERRKGVLGRLFASRPNVPPQLKPGH, encoded by the coding sequence ATGATCGACATCTTCCTGATTTCATCCAGCATGGAGCGTGCGCCGCAAATCGTCGCTCGCCTCGAGGCAAGCGGCGTGGCTTACCGGTTGCGCACCGCTCAGGGCACGGCCCGGCAAGTGCGGGCGCACGACCGTGCGATTCAGAGCGCCGATATGCTGATCGTCGACGACGCCGATCTGAGCGCGCGCGATCTGGACGGCGTCGAGGAAGCGCTGGCCTGCACGCCGGCCCTGCATTGCGTGCTGGTTACTGCGGCGCCGTCCACCGCCTTGCTGGGTGTGGCGATGCGCGTCGGCGTGCGGCACGTGCTGTCGTGGCCGGTCGACGCCGACGAGATCACCACCATTCTCATCCAGGCCGACGCGCGGAAAAACGCCATTGGCCGCCGCGCCGGCCGTGTCGTCTCACTCGCCTCGAGCAAGGGCGGCAGCGGCACGACGCTGATCGCCGTAAATCTCGCGTATTCACTTGCCGCGCTGAGCAACCGGCGTGTGCTGCTGATCGACCTGAGCCAGCAATTCGGCGACGCCAGTCTGCTCATGGCCGACAAACCGCCGCCCACCACGCTTGCCGATCTCTGCTCCCAGGCGGAGCGTCTCGACGCCGCGCTACTCGAATCATGCGTGATGCATGTCCACGCAAATCTCGATGTGCTGGCGGGTGCAGGCGATCCGCTCAAGGCTGCCGAACTGCTGCCCGCGCAGTTGGAGTGCATTCTCGCGCTGGCGCGCGAGCGCTATGACGCGGTGCTGATCGACATCGGGCAGAGCCTGAATCCGATGACGATCCACGCGCTCGATCGCAGCGACGCGATCTGCATGGTGGTGCGCCAGAACCTGCTTTACCTGCACGGCGGCCGCCGCATGCTCGATATCTTCAGGGAACTGGGCTATCCGGCCAGCAAGGTGCGGGTGGTGGTGAATCACTACGACAAGAACGCCCAGATCAATCTGTCGAAGCTCGAACAGACGCTCGGCGCGAAGGTGGCGCATCAGCTTCCGCGCGACGACAAGCAGGCCAACGACGCGCTCAGCCGCGGTGTGCCGCTGGTGACATCGGCGAGAGACAGCACGCTTGCACAAGGCATCAGCCTGCTGGCGGACATGCTATGGCCGTGCAGCGCCGAGCGCCGCAAAGGTGTGCTCGGCCGGCTGTTCGCTTCGCGGCCGAACGTGCCGCCGCAGCTCAAGCCGGGGCATTGA
- a CDS encoding molybdopterin-dependent oxidoreductase, with protein sequence MDSVNVIAAPAVDCALVLSGRFQRPLSFDLDELKRYESVTATPFDLRCYTTNRFIRSVEPYRGVRLMTLITEAGLPNSVPGEFKRTVFVAVGHDGYVVTFSWHELFNTPIGENVMVAYECGGRALDAEDGAPILFSGSDILPAPRHVKRLARIEAHVLGPLV encoded by the coding sequence ATGGATAGTGTGAATGTGATTGCCGCGCCCGCTGTGGACTGCGCGCTCGTCCTGAGCGGACGATTCCAGCGGCCGCTTTCATTCGACCTCGATGAACTCAAACGCTACGAAAGCGTGACGGCGACGCCGTTCGATCTGCGTTGCTATACGACCAACCGCTTTATCCGCAGCGTCGAGCCGTATCGCGGCGTGCGCCTGATGACGCTCATCACGGAAGCAGGCCTGCCGAATAGCGTGCCGGGCGAATTCAAGCGGACGGTGTTCGTCGCGGTGGGGCACGACGGCTATGTCGTGACGTTTTCGTGGCATGAACTCTTCAACACGCCGATCGGCGAGAACGTGATGGTCGCCTATGAATGCGGCGGCCGCGCGCTCGACGCTGAAGATGGTGCGCCGATTCTGTTTTCCGGTTCGGACATCCTGCCTGCGCCGCGTCATGTCAAACGGCTCGCGCGGATCGAGGCGCATGTGTTGGGGCCGTTGGTATAG
- a CDS encoding extracellular solute-binding protein: MIRKLLASLVVVSGIVTAVPAFAQDNTVNVLYAGSLVNLMERSIGPAFEKATGQHFRGYAAGSNKIANEIKGKLRRGDVFISASPKVNDSLMGAANGDHVTWYVNFAESPLMIGYNPQSKFAPQFKSKRWDQVLQEPGIRIGRTDPKLDPKGAFTVEMVTKAADLYHQPDLVEKTLGAAENPEQVLPEETLVGRLQSGQLDAGFFYSTETSDLKIPAIRPAPELQAKASYTLTILNDAPNREGASSFVDFLLSTQGRALLKQHGVDVIKPTVSGNVQAMPPSVQAVIDAAAQ; this comes from the coding sequence ATGATTCGCAAGCTGCTCGCTTCTCTCGTGGTCGTCTCCGGCATCGTGACGGCCGTGCCCGCCTTCGCGCAGGACAACACGGTCAACGTGCTATACGCCGGCTCGCTCGTCAATCTGATGGAGCGCAGCATCGGCCCGGCATTCGAGAAGGCCACCGGCCAGCATTTCCGCGGCTACGCGGCGGGCTCGAACAAGATCGCCAACGAGATCAAGGGCAAGCTGCGCCGCGGCGACGTGTTCATCAGCGCGAGCCCCAAGGTGAATGACAGCTTGATGGGCGCCGCGAATGGCGATCACGTCACGTGGTATGTGAATTTCGCCGAATCGCCGTTGATGATCGGCTACAACCCGCAGAGCAAGTTCGCGCCACAGTTCAAGAGCAAGCGCTGGGATCAGGTGCTGCAGGAGCCGGGCATCCGCATCGGCCGGACCGATCCGAAGCTCGACCCCAAGGGCGCGTTCACCGTCGAGATGGTGACCAAGGCGGCCGATCTCTACCATCAGCCGGACCTCGTCGAGAAAACGCTCGGCGCGGCGGAGAATCCCGAGCAGGTTTTGCCCGAGGAAACGCTGGTGGGCCGTCTGCAATCCGGCCAGCTCGACGCCGGCTTTTTCTATTCCACCGAGACGTCCGACCTGAAGATTCCGGCGATCCGCCCGGCGCCCGAATTGCAGGCCAAGGCCAGCTATACGCTGACCATTCTCAACGACGCGCCGAATCGTGAAGGCGCGAGCAGCTTCGTGGACTTCCTGTTGAGCACGCAAGGCCGCGCGCTGCTCAAACAACATGGCGTGGACGTCATCAAACCGACTGTGAGCGGCAACGTGCAGGCTATGCCGCCTTCGGTGCAAGCCGTGATCGACGCCGCCGCGCAGTAA
- a CDS encoding ABC transporter ATP-binding protein/permease translates to MKHTAARPLLWLAALLAVYLCAPFVASVPQLGAADWANVDWRATWSAVGISAASASVASLAILLGGVPLGYFLARSNSRKVALLGFVVQLPLALPPLTSGVLLLFLLGPYSWVGRFTNGMLTDSFAGIVLAEVFVAAPFLIIAAKSAFSAVDPVLDDVAATLGHHAGSRFFRVMLPVAWPAIRAGLALAWLRAFGEFGATVMVAYHPYSLPVYTYVVFGGQGLPAMMPLLLPTLAIAIVCAALSIYSLRQKTALEQTENGDDALEPGADLTASRSEPANLRLAFHLQRRLGAFDLDLAWTPATRRLAIIGPSGSGKSLALRLIAGLESNASSSVTLGATPLNTLPPERRQIGYMPQDYGLFPHMTVAQQLAFPVDADPASAHYWLDHLGLAQLVARLPHQLSFGQRQRVALARALTRHSELLLFDEPFAALDTPRRRRLQQSLRALQREIAAVTIIVTHDPDEAALLADEVLVVEQGRVLQAGFIDAVFERPASMRVAGLLGLHNVGEGVMSASGQVEIAPGFVIGISDSGLGLRAGERVMWRVSSHAIVVEQDGTHAGVVDAVELRRGERYVRVNIAGVRFDIANEDTHLREDAPCRINIRASGVAVWEASNAAH, encoded by the coding sequence GTGAAACATACCGCTGCGCGTCCGCTGCTGTGGCTGGCGGCGCTGCTGGCCGTCTATCTGTGCGCTCCATTTGTCGCGAGCGTGCCGCAGCTCGGCGCAGCGGACTGGGCGAATGTCGACTGGCGCGCGACGTGGTCGGCGGTCGGCATCTCGGCGGCAAGCGCGAGCGTCGCCTCGCTCGCGATCCTGCTAGGCGGCGTGCCGCTCGGCTATTTCCTGGCGCGCTCGAACTCGCGCAAGGTGGCATTGCTCGGCTTTGTCGTGCAACTGCCGCTGGCGCTGCCACCGCTCACGAGCGGCGTGCTGCTGCTGTTTCTGCTCGGCCCGTATAGCTGGGTCGGCCGCTTCACCAATGGCATGCTGACGGATTCGTTCGCCGGCATCGTGCTCGCGGAAGTCTTCGTCGCCGCGCCCTTCCTGATCATCGCCGCCAAGTCCGCGTTCAGCGCCGTCGACCCCGTGCTCGACGACGTCGCCGCGACGCTCGGCCATCACGCCGGCAGCCGCTTTTTCCGCGTCATGTTGCCGGTCGCATGGCCGGCGATTCGCGCGGGACTCGCGCTTGCGTGGCTGCGCGCGTTCGGCGAATTCGGCGCGACCGTGATGGTGGCTTATCACCCGTATTCGTTGCCGGTCTATACGTACGTTGTCTTCGGCGGCCAGGGGCTGCCGGCGATGATGCCCCTGCTGCTGCCGACGCTCGCCATCGCGATCGTCTGCGCGGCGCTGTCGATTTACAGCCTTCGGCAAAAGACCGCGCTCGAGCAGACCGAAAACGGCGACGACGCGCTCGAACCCGGCGCGGACCTGACGGCGAGCCGCAGCGAACCCGCCAATCTGCGCCTCGCTTTCCATTTGCAACGCCGGCTGGGCGCCTTTGATCTCGACCTCGCATGGACGCCGGCCACGCGGCGCCTCGCGATCATCGGGCCGTCGGGATCGGGCAAGTCGTTGGCGCTGCGTCTGATCGCGGGGCTCGAATCCAACGCGTCGAGCAGCGTGACGCTCGGTGCGACGCCATTGAATACGCTGCCGCCCGAGCGTCGGCAGATCGGTTATATGCCGCAAGACTACGGCCTGTTTCCCCATATGACGGTCGCGCAGCAACTGGCCTTTCCCGTCGATGCCGATCCCGCCAGCGCGCATTACTGGCTCGACCATCTGGGTCTCGCGCAACTCGTCGCGCGTTTGCCGCATCAACTGTCGTTTGGCCAGCGGCAGCGGGTCGCGCTTGCGCGCGCGCTGACACGGCATAGCGAACTGCTGCTGTTCGACGAGCCGTTCGCCGCGCTGGATACGCCGCGGCGGCGCCGCTTGCAGCAGTCGTTGCGCGCTTTGCAGCGCGAGATCGCCGCGGTGACGATCATCGTCACGCACGATCCGGATGAAGCCGCGTTGCTGGCTGATGAAGTCCTGGTCGTCGAACAGGGCCGCGTGTTGCAAGCGGGGTTTATCGATGCCGTGTTTGAACGGCCAGCGTCGATGCGCGTGGCCGGGCTGCTCGGTTTGCATAACGTCGGCGAAGGCGTGATGAGCGCGTCGGGGCAAGTCGAGATCGCGCCGGGCTTCGTGATCGGAATCAGCGACAGTGGACTCGGTCTGCGCGCCGGCGAGCGCGTCATGTGGCGCGTATCGTCGCATGCGATTGTTGTCGAGCAAGACGGCACGCATGCCGGTGTGGTCGACGCAGTCGAATTACGGCGCGGCGAGCGCTATGTCCGAGTGAATATCGCGGGCGTCCGGTTCGACATTGCCAATGAAGATACCCACTTGCGCGAAGACGCACCGTGCCGGATCAATATCCGCGCTTCAGGTGTTGCAGTCTGGGAAGCGAGCAACGCGGCGCACTAG
- a CDS encoding LysR family transcriptional regulator, with product MRQLELRHIHAFVCVAKQLHFSRAADELGIAAPSLTKLIQEAERLLGVRLFHRTKRSVALSAAGSAYLAEALVALDHLARGEERAVLAERGELGRVEVGYVASAAYAGVLQRDVGGFRGTHPGVDISIREVPMDNIAAMLRDGLLDAAYLRPPMLLADGIQATTVHRDQFVLALPADSALAASASVKPAQLRDQCFVLPEQEAGTFEVARRGRFSARLGPRPGTLASVLACVSLGGYVAVVPHTLADCIALPGVVYRDIAGPSIASEIAIAFRKYERAPAVKAFLDFARRK from the coding sequence ATGCGGCAACTCGAACTCCGCCACATCCACGCCTTCGTTTGCGTCGCGAAACAGCTTCATTTCTCGCGCGCCGCCGACGAACTGGGGATCGCGGCGCCGTCGCTGACCAAGCTGATCCAGGAAGCGGAACGGCTGCTCGGCGTGCGGCTGTTTCATCGCACCAAGCGCTCGGTGGCGCTGAGCGCGGCGGGTAGCGCCTATCTCGCCGAGGCGCTCGTCGCGCTCGACCACCTCGCGCGCGGCGAGGAGCGCGCGGTGCTGGCCGAGCGTGGCGAGCTCGGGCGCGTCGAAGTCGGCTATGTGGCGTCGGCGGCTTATGCGGGCGTGTTGCAGCGCGACGTCGGCGGATTTCGCGGCACGCATCCGGGCGTCGACATCTCGATCCGCGAGGTGCCGATGGACAACATTGCCGCCATGCTGCGCGACGGCCTGCTCGACGCCGCCTACTTGCGCCCGCCCATGCTGCTGGCTGACGGCATTCAGGCCACGACCGTGCATCGCGACCAGTTCGTCCTCGCGCTGCCGGCCGATTCCGCGCTGGCGGCCTCGGCGAGCGTCAAACCAGCGCAACTGCGCGACCAGTGCTTCGTGCTGCCGGAACAGGAAGCCGGTACCTTCGAAGTGGCGCGCCGCGGACGCTTCTCCGCGCGCCTCGGACCGCGCCCCGGCACGCTCGCCTCGGTGCTGGCCTGCGTGTCGCTGGGCGGCTACGTCGCCGTCGTGCCGCATACGCTGGCCGACTGCATCGCGTTGCCGGGTGTGGTGTACCGAGACATCGCCGGGCCATCCATCGCTTCGGAGATCGCGATTGCCTTCCGCAAGTACGAGCGGGCTCCGGCCGTCAAGGCTTTCCTCGACTTCGCACGGCGCAAGTGA
- a CDS encoding nicotinate phosphoribosyltransferase produces the protein MQNESNGLNDIASILSNPILNTDSYKASHYLQYPPEASAMFSYIESRGGRYDCTLFFGLQMLIKEYLCRPITPAMIGQAKAFFTAHGEPFNEAGWRYIVEHHGGYLPVRIRAVPEGSVVPTHNVLVTVECDDPQVFWLASYLETMLLRVWYPITVATQSWHLRKTIRGYLLKSSDDLTQLPFKLHDFGARGVSSAESAAIGGAAHLVSFMGSDTVLGVVAANHYYNETMAAFSVPAAEHSTITSWGRERETDAFRNMIARFGKPGAIVSVVSDSYDLFAALDAWGTELKQAVLDSGGTLVIRPDSGDPQTIVLQTLRALEASFGSVVNGKGRRVLNNVRVIQGDGVNPDSIEAILAAIDEAGFAADNIVFGMGGALLQQINRDTQRFAMKCSAIRLGDEWHDVLKDPVTDAGKRSMKGRLTLLKNRHTREYRTTTLPVAWDERTVEGDWEEALVTVFDSGKLLVDMSLAEIRSRAHAHEG, from the coding sequence ATGCAAAACGAGTCCAACGGTCTCAACGATATCGCGTCGATCCTGTCCAATCCGATTCTCAACACGGATTCGTACAAGGCGTCGCACTACCTGCAATATCCGCCCGAAGCGTCGGCGATGTTCTCGTACATCGAATCGCGCGGCGGCCGCTACGACTGCACGCTGTTCTTCGGCCTGCAGATGCTGATCAAGGAATATTTGTGCCGCCCGATCACGCCGGCCATGATCGGGCAGGCCAAGGCGTTCTTCACGGCGCACGGCGAGCCGTTCAACGAAGCAGGCTGGCGCTACATCGTCGAACACCATGGCGGCTATCTGCCGGTGCGCATCCGCGCGGTGCCGGAAGGCTCGGTCGTGCCGACGCACAACGTGCTCGTCACGGTCGAATGCGACGATCCGCAGGTGTTCTGGCTGGCGTCGTATCTGGAGACCATGCTGCTGCGCGTGTGGTATCCGATTACGGTCGCGACGCAAAGCTGGCATCTGCGCAAGACGATCCGCGGCTATCTGCTAAAGAGTAGCGACGACCTCACGCAATTGCCGTTCAAGCTGCACGACTTCGGCGCGCGTGGCGTGTCGAGCGCGGAGTCGGCGGCGATCGGCGGCGCGGCGCATCTCGTCAGCTTCATGGGCTCGGACACCGTGCTCGGCGTGGTCGCCGCAAACCACTACTACAACGAGACGATGGCGGCGTTTTCCGTGCCGGCGGCCGAGCACAGCACGATCACCTCGTGGGGCCGCGAGCGCGAAACCGACGCGTTTCGCAACATGATCGCGCGGTTCGGCAAGCCAGGCGCGATCGTCTCCGTGGTGTCCGACTCCTACGATCTGTTCGCCGCACTCGACGCCTGGGGCACCGAGTTGAAGCAGGCGGTGCTCGACTCCGGCGGCACGCTGGTGATCCGGCCCGACTCCGGCGATCCGCAAACCATCGTGTTGCAAACCCTGCGGGCACTTGAGGCGTCGTTCGGATCGGTAGTGAACGGCAAAGGGCGGCGCGTGCTCAACAATGTGCGGGTGATTCAGGGCGACGGCGTCAATCCCGATTCGATCGAAGCGATCCTTGCCGCCATAGACGAAGCCGGCTTCGCGGCGGACAACATCGTGTTCGGTATGGGCGGCGCGCTGTTGCAGCAGATCAACCGCGACACGCAGCGCTTCGCGATGAAGTGTTCCGCGATCCGGTTAGGCGACGAGTGGCACGACGTGCTCAAGGATCCTGTCACGGACGCCGGGAAGCGCTCGATGAAAGGGCGGCTGACGCTGCTGAAGAATCGCCACACGCGCGAGTATCGAACGACGACGCTGCCCGTTGCGTGGGACGAGCGCACAGTCGAGGGCGATTGGGAAGAAGCGCTGGTGACGGTGTTCGATTCCGGCAAGTTGCTGGTCGATATGTCGCTTGCCGAAATCAGGAGTCGCGCTCACGCGCACGAAGGCTAG
- a CDS encoding winged helix-turn-helix domain-containing protein — MADTPKTTPAPAAKKAAKTRPEVRFRMRIRSGDAVALGPGKVELLEAVREFGSISAAARSLDMSYRRAWLLIDELNRSLKSPATHSEQGGQSGGGCTLTPVGETIIRLYRDVEVEAQRSCAKQIAELTRLIRS, encoded by the coding sequence ATGGCTGACACCCCAAAAACCACACCCGCGCCCGCGGCAAAAAAAGCCGCGAAGACGCGCCCCGAAGTGCGCTTCAGAATGCGCATCCGTAGCGGAGACGCGGTCGCGCTCGGGCCGGGCAAAGTCGAACTGCTCGAAGCCGTGCGCGAATTCGGCTCGATCTCGGCGGCGGCGCGCAGCCTCGATATGTCGTACCGGCGCGCCTGGCTGCTGATCGACGAACTGAACCGTTCGCTCAAGTCGCCTGCCACGCATTCGGAGCAGGGCGGCCAGAGCGGCGGCGGCTGCACGCTCACGCCCGTGGGCGAAACCATCATTCGCCTTTACCGCGACGTCGAAGTCGAGGCGCAGCGCAGTTGCGCGAAGCAGATCGCCGAGTTGACCAGGCTGATCCGCTCCTGA
- a CDS encoding sigma-54-dependent transcriptional regulator, which translates to MNTTCTPVDTERTVLYVSNSPDQKLAAFLAASGWQAVHAKSTAVAERMLERGNIKVGLVELPGDCTSQHLSALASCMRRVETNWVAQIAPGQAENELVSRFILDYCFDFVTRPWLNERLVFALGHAHGLSSLRHVEVAPEPSAGRHGMVGQCEAMQQLYRRIDKCGVTDAPVFVAGESGTGKELTAKAIHERSPRIGRPFVAINCAAIPPSLLQAELFGHERGAFTGALQRKIGRIESAHEGTLFLDEIGDMPHECQAVLLRFLQEGTIERLGGNGPINVNARVISATHVDLDKAVEDGRFRSDLYHRLCVLRLVEPPLRERGGDIKLLANYALSMYKQDGARKLRGLSSDAIVAMSNYPWPGNVRELINCVRRAVVMSEGRFITASDLGLPEADNGPAVTLAEIRSKAEKDAIEHALQRHGYKLSEAAAELGISRATLYRLMHANRLHQEPAAGRASNAAGGADADGEAERRAPSLV; encoded by the coding sequence ATGAATACGACTTGCACGCCTGTCGACACGGAACGTACCGTTCTGTATGTGTCGAATTCGCCGGACCAGAAACTCGCCGCTTTTCTGGCGGCTTCTGGCTGGCAAGCGGTGCATGCCAAAAGCACGGCCGTCGCCGAGCGTATGCTCGAGCGCGGCAATATCAAGGTCGGCCTGGTCGAACTGCCGGGCGACTGCACATCCCAACATTTGTCCGCGCTGGCGTCCTGCATGCGGCGCGTCGAGACCAACTGGGTCGCCCAGATCGCGCCGGGGCAGGCGGAAAACGAACTGGTCAGCCGCTTTATCCTCGACTACTGCTTCGACTTCGTCACACGGCCGTGGCTCAACGAGCGGCTCGTGTTCGCGCTCGGCCATGCACATGGCCTGTCGAGCCTGCGGCATGTGGAAGTCGCGCCGGAGCCTTCGGCCGGCCGGCACGGCATGGTCGGGCAATGCGAGGCGATGCAGCAGTTGTACCGGCGCATCGACAAATGCGGCGTGACCGACGCGCCGGTGTTCGTCGCCGGCGAATCCGGCACCGGCAAGGAACTGACCGCCAAGGCGATTCACGAACGCTCGCCGCGCATCGGCCGCCCCTTCGTCGCGATCAATTGCGCGGCAATTCCGCCGAGCCTGCTGCAAGCCGAACTGTTCGGCCACGAACGCGGCGCCTTTACCGGCGCGCTCCAGCGCAAGATCGGCCGGATCGAGAGCGCCCATGAAGGCACCCTCTTTCTCGATGAAATCGGCGATATGCCGCATGAATGCCAGGCGGTCCTGTTGCGCTTCCTGCAGGAAGGCACGATCGAGCGGCTGGGCGGCAACGGCCCGATCAACGTCAATGCGCGGGTGATTTCGGCGACCCACGTCGATCTGGACAAGGCGGTCGAAGACGGGCGCTTCCGTTCCGACCTGTATCACCGTCTATGCGTGCTGCGTCTCGTCGAGCCGCCGTTGCGCGAGCGCGGCGGCGACATCAAGCTGCTCGCCAACTATGCGCTCAGCATGTACAAACAGGACGGCGCACGCAAACTGCGCGGCCTGTCGAGCGACGCGATCGTCGCCATGTCGAACTATCCGTGGCCGGGCAACGTGCGCGAGCTGATCAATTGCGTGCGCCGCGCCGTGGTGATGAGCGAGGGCCGCTTTATCACGGCCAGCGATCTGGGCCTGCCGGAAGCCGACAACGGGCCGGCCGTGACGCTGGCGGAAATCCGCAGCAAGGCCGAGAAAGACGCGATCGAACACGCTTTGCAGCGGCATGGCTACAAGTTGTCCGAGGCGGCGGCCGAACTTGGCATTTCGCGGGCCACGCTGTATCGGCTGATGCACGCCAACCGGTTGCACCAGGAGCCGGCGGCCGGGCGCGCGTCGAACGCGGCCGGCGGCGCGGATGCCGACGGCGAGGCGGAGCGGCGGGCACCTTCGCTGGTGTGA
- a CDS encoding nitrogen fixation protein NifQ encodes MAHWLDAAANPASPDTQLFAKLIAARDARNELALLGLEQPAWRALLARHFARAAVPAALPFAVTSSEHAAFVRTLHALLLTHASATVHADDAKCLAAIIAHACLRPDHLWRDLGLAGRDEVTWMLTRYFPTLVALNTVNLRWKKFLAEQRALSLGLQPGPAPGCPGCEDYGHCFSELHTG; translated from the coding sequence ATGGCGCATTGGCTGGACGCAGCCGCGAACCCCGCATCGCCCGATACGCAACTCTTCGCCAAACTGATCGCCGCGCGCGACGCGCGCAACGAACTCGCGCTGCTCGGGCTCGAACAGCCGGCGTGGCGCGCGCTGCTGGCGCGGCACTTTGCGCGCGCCGCCGTTCCGGCCGCGCTGCCGTTCGCGGTCACTTCGAGCGAGCACGCGGCTTTCGTCCGCACGCTTCACGCGCTGTTGCTCACGCACGCCAGCGCCACGGTCCATGCGGACGACGCGAAGTGTCTCGCGGCGATCATCGCCCATGCCTGTTTGCGCCCGGATCATCTGTGGCGCGATCTCGGTCTGGCCGGCCGCGACGAAGTCACGTGGATGCTGACTCGTTATTTCCCCACGCTCGTCGCGCTGAATACCGTCAACTTGCGCTGGAAGAAATTCCTCGCGGAACAACGCGCGTTGTCGTTGGGTCTGCAGCCAGGTCCGGCACCAGGTTGTCCGGGCTGCGAAGACTACGGGCATTGCTTCTCGGAGCTTCATACAGGGTAG